In a single window of the Euwallacea fornicatus isolate EFF26 chromosome 5, ASM4011564v1, whole genome shotgun sequence genome:
- the PpV gene encoding serine/threonine-protein phosphatase 6 catalytic subunit, producing MSTELDNWIEIAKECKYLPENDLKKLCDIVCGILLEESNVQPVSTPVTVCGDIHGQFYDLEELFRKGGQVPDTNYVFLGDFVDRGYYSLESFTRLLTLKAKYPNRITLLRGNHESRQITQVYGFYDECMTKYGNVNAWKYCCGVFDFLTVAAIIDEKILCVHGGLSPDIKTLDQIRKLERNQEIPHKGAFCDLVWSDPDDVDTWATSPRGAGYLFGAKVTQDFIHINSLTLICRAHQLVHEGYKYMFDDKLVTVWSAPNYCYRCGNVASILECTTTEQIESKIFSAVPDNERVIPSRNITPYFL from the exons ATGTCCACAGAGCTAGACAATTGGATAGAAATCGCCAAAGAATGTAAATACTTGCCagaaaacgatttaaaaaagttatgtgatATTGTTTGCGGTATTTTACTAGAAGAATCCAACGTACAGCCAGTGTCAACACCTGTAACTGTATGTGGGGATATACATGGACAA ttttatgatCTTGAAGAGCTGTTTCGAAAAGGAGGGCAAGTGCCTGACACTAACTATGTATTTCTTGGTGATTTTGTGGACAGAGGCTATTACAGTCTGGAGTCTTTTACCAGATTATTGACTCTCAAAGCAAAGTATCCCAACAGGATAACTTTACTCCGAGGCAATCATGAAAGTCGCCAAATAACGCAGGTTTATGGCTTTTATGATGAATGTATGACAAAGTATGGAAATGTAAATGCTTGGAAATATTGTTGTGGGGTCTTCGATTTCCTGACTGTGGCTGCA ATAATAGATGAAAAGATTTTGTGTGTGCATGGTGGATTAAGTCCTGACATTAAAACTTTAGACCAAATTAGGAAATTAGAAAGAAATCAGGAGATTCCTCATAAAGGTGCATTTTGTGATTTGGTTTGGTCAGATCCAGATGATGTAGATACatg GGCAACAAGTCCCAGAGGTGCAGGGTACCTTTTTGGGGCCAAAGTAACACAGGATTTTATCCACATTAACTCTCTCACATTAATCTGCAGGGCACATCAATTAGTGCATGaag GGTATAAGTATATGTTTGATGACAAACTAGTAACAGTGTGGTCAGCACCAAATTATTGTTATCGTTGTGGAAATGTTGCCAGTATCTTAGAATGCACTACCACTGAGCAAATTGAATCCAAGATCTTCAGTGCTGTGCCTGATAATGAGAGAGTTATTCCTAGCCGAAATATTactccatattttttataa
- the LOC136339496 gene encoding uncharacterized protein, whose protein sequence is MSLIYNKSIAVIDKFVPQKLQPLWQHPAGPKTIFFWAPAFKWGLVLAGIADLSRPVEKISPTQTVALAATGVIWSRYSLVIIPKNYSLFSVNVFVAITQLYQLYRAVNHHMKENKQAATGN, encoded by the exons ATGtctttaatatataataagtCGATAGCAGTTATTGATAAGTTTGTTCCTCAGAAGTTACAACCTTTATGGCAGCACCCAGCAG GTCCAAAAACAATATTCTTTTGGGCTCCAGCTTTTAAATGG GGTTTGGTCCTAGCTGGCATAGCAGATTTATCAAGGCCTGTAGAAAAAATTAGCCCCACACAGACAGTGGCCTTGGCAGCCACAGGAGTTATTTGGTCTAGATATTCCCTAGTGATTATTCCCAAAAATTACAGCTTGTTCAGTGTAAATGTCTTTGTGGCAATAACGCAACTTTATCAGCTATATAGAGCAGTGAA TCATCACATGAAGGAGAACAAGCAAGCAGCCACGGGCAATTGA